A part of Aegilops tauschii subsp. strangulata cultivar AL8/78 chromosome 2, Aet v6.0, whole genome shotgun sequence genomic DNA contains:
- the LOC109766480 gene encoding uncharacterized protein, protein MAALKPSPPPVPAGIVVAVLALVRVVLTLTLSLGRVLVADEALPYLGFATLRVISAAAATKVVGSRAWAEGSAPAVFLQALTGGVLKASFLVLQALGAVMLCGQFLLYVVASPSGSGSEFQKRAHGAFNKELIRGDPPRTAVLGTFTSTLLILLILAGSLVECMMSKKIGSVIVDVGIFGSSAIACFVVIPAVVLTNRREDQMSKKNMTHVANC, encoded by the exons ATGGCCGCCCTGaagccctcgccgccgccggtgccGGCGGGGATCGTCGTCGCGGTGCTCGCGCTCGTGCGCGTCGTCCTCACCCTGACGCTGTCGCTCGGCCGCGTCCTCGTCGCGGACGAAGCGCTCCCCTACCTGGGCTTCGCGACTCTGCGGGTCATCTCCGCGGCCGCGGCTACCAAGGTCGTGGGGAGCCGGGCCTGGGCCGAGGGCTCCGCCCCCGCCGTGTTTCTCCAGGCGCTCACGGGCGGGGTTCTCAAGGCCAGCTTCCTTGTCTTGCAAGCGCTTGGCGCCGTGATGCTGTGCGGCCAGTTCCTGCTCTACGTGGTCGCATCTCCATCTGGATCCGGTTCAGAGTTCCAGAAG AGAGCCCATGGAGCTTTCAACAAGGAGTTGATTAGGGGGGATCCTCCCCGCACTGCAGTCCTTGGAACGTTCACATCTACACTCCTCATCCTGCTAATTTTAGCTGGTTCTCTGGTGGAATGCATGATGTCGAAAAAGATTGGTTCTGTGATTGTGGATGTGGGGATATTTGGTTCCAGTGCGATAGCTTGCTTTGTTGTCATTCCAGCTGTAGTACTGACTAACAGGAGGGAGGACCAGATGTCAAAGAAAAACATGACTCACGTCGCAAACTGTTGA